A genomic segment from Phragmites australis chromosome 6, lpPhrAust1.1, whole genome shotgun sequence encodes:
- the LOC133922262 gene encoding calcineurin B-like protein 7 yields MGCVSSKQFKRAPGYEDPNILAKGTTFSVNEVEALYELYKKISHSIFKDGLIHKEEFQLALFRNSNRKNFFADRIFDLFDLKRNGVIDFGEFIRSLNIFHPDTPLAEKIAFAFRLYDLRGTGYIEREELKEMVLAILNESDLLLSDDAVEQIVDQTFEQADMNGDGRIDPDEWKVFARKNPALLKNMTLPYLKDITMAFPSFVLTSAVGDEEL; encoded by the exons ATGGGCTGTGTATCATCGAAGCAGTTCAAACGAGCTCCGGGGTATGAGGATCCCAATATTTTGGCTAAAGGGACCACTT TTTCTGTGAATGAAGTGGAGGCCCTCTATGAGCTGTACAAGAAGATAAGCCATTCCATTTTCAAGGATGGCCTAATTCACAAG gaGGAGTTTCAACTTGCCCTCTTCAGGAACAGCAACAGGAAGAATTTTTTTGCCGATCGG ATATTTGATTTGTTTGATCTGAAGCGCAATGGGGTGATTGATTTCGGGGAGTTCATTCGGTCCCTCAACATTTTCCATCCGGACACGCCTTTGGCAGAAAAGATCGCCT TTGCATTTCGGCTATATGATCTGAGAGGTACTGGATACATTGAACGCGAAGAG CTCAAGGAAATGGTGCTTGCCATTCTGAATGAATCAGATTTGCTTCTTTCTGATGACGCCGTTGAACAAATTGTGGATCAG ACGTTCGAGCAAGCCGACATGAACGGTGATGGGAGGATAGATCCCGATGAATGGAAGGTTTTTGCTCGCAAAAACCCTGCTTTGCTGAAGAACATGACGCTTCCATACCTGAA GGATATAACCATGGCATTCCCCAGCTTTGTTCTGACCTCTGCAGTTGGTGATGAAGAGTTGTAG